In Spirosoma pollinicola, the genomic window GTTGTTATTAATTGTCACAATTCGATCGGCCGTATGAATCCGCAAAGCCTCATGCGTAATAATCAACGGGGGAACCTGCCCTGGTGATGCCCCTAATGCTGACCGGCGCAACATGGCCCGAACTCGGGCCATCAGCTCCTGAACGCCGAACGGCTTCGTGAGGTAGTCGTCGGCTCCCGCTTCCAAGCCCGCTACTTTATCCGTTTCCTGGGCTTTGGCGGTCAGCATCAGAATGGGCGTGAACGTATCTCGCTGGCGAATCTGACGGCATATCTCGATCCCGTTCATATCGGGCAGCATCACATCCAGAATACACAAATCGACGGCCTGGTGAGCGAGTTGGCCCAGTCCATCCCGCCCACTAGCCGCTGTCAGTACGTTGGCGGGAAGGGTATGGAGATGGATGCGGACCAAATCGACGATCAGAGCATCGTCTTCGATGAGCAGGATTGTTTTCATAGATGGGTTTATACAAACCAGAATGTATTCAGATCGCAAAATTCCCGAATGCTGCTGAATAGAAAAAGTTGAGTATCAAAATGTTATACTTCTGTGATAACTATGTTGAGCAGAAAAAGCTTTTACCCTATAGAATGCTTGCCTGCCAGCCAACAACTCATTTAGTGGCTACGATGACGATGTATTCGTTCCTAACAGACCAGTTTCACGCAGTAAAAACAAACCATTTCTCATGAAAAAAGTACTCGCATTAGCCTTTGTAGC contains:
- a CDS encoding response regulator transcription factor; this translates as MKTILLIEDDALIVDLVRIHLHTLPANVLTAASGRDGLGQLAHQAVDLCILDVMLPDMNGIEICRQIRQRDTFTPILMLTAKAQETDKVAGLEAGADDYLTKPFGVQELMARVRAMLRRSALGASPGQVPPLIITHEALRIHTADRIVTINNNRVELTPKEFDLLVLLAENPGKSYSRKELLHLVWDYHIVGYEHTVTAHINRLRNKIESNFAQPTYILTSWGVGYRFAEPVKSSNS